In one window of Reinekea forsetii DNA:
- a CDS encoding GNAT family N-acetyltransferase — protein MELIIRAVLAEHGADRPGFAWQDPELSALCQAYSAPGHAYWVVSHGTQLLGGVGIAPLKPEVVQTCELQKMYLSPAGRGHGLGHLLLQTALEFAQQHYRWCYLETLTNMSDAASLYRKAGFMALPAPIISTEHSGCDRWFLKELGP, from the coding sequence GTGGAACTTATCATTCGCGCCGTATTGGCTGAACACGGTGCCGATCGGCCCGGCTTTGCTTGGCAGGACCCGGAGCTGTCGGCGCTTTGTCAGGCTTATAGCGCCCCGGGTCATGCCTATTGGGTTGTCAGCCATGGCACACAGTTGCTCGGGGGCGTCGGTATTGCGCCGCTTAAGCCGGAGGTGGTGCAAACCTGTGAGTTACAAAAAATGTATTTGAGCCCTGCCGGCCGGGGTCATGGCTTAGGCCACTTGCTGTTGCAAACGGCCTTGGAATTTGCCCAGCAACATTACCGCTGGTGTTATTTGGAGACCCTAACCAATATGTCCGACGCAGCTTCGCTGTATCGTAAAGCCGGCTTTATGGCGTTACCGGCACCGATTATCAGCACCGAACACAGCGGCTGTGACCGTTGGTTTTTGAAGGAGTTAGGCCCGTAG
- a CDS encoding 5-(carboxyamino)imidazole ribonucleotide synthase, with product MKLGIIGAGQLGQMMALAARPLGIDTAFLDPSAQACGGRVGELYCADYADPTGLQQLAEFADVISFEFENVPPAIVAELARSRPVYPPAEALATARDRWAEKTLFLSLGIETAPVAEVNDQASLVEAVRQIGLPAVLKTRTLGYDGKGQKVLRDAQDAADTFAELGGVPLILEGFIDFEFELSCIGVRDQNGACVFYPLIRNEHRQGILHRSQPMQDPRLQALAEQAVESVMSALNYVGTLAFEFFVHKGQLMANEIAPRVHNSGHWTIEGSRCSQFENHVRAVMNLPLGSTESVGPVAMYNVIGKRPETQALLAVPGLHWHDYGKSERPGRKIAHITVTAANDAQLAERCASVEALLINDL from the coding sequence GTGAAGCTGGGTATTATTGGCGCCGGTCAATTAGGCCAGATGATGGCCCTTGCGGCCCGCCCGCTCGGCATTGATACGGCCTTTCTCGACCCGTCCGCGCAAGCCTGTGGTGGCCGCGTGGGGGAACTCTATTGTGCCGATTACGCCGATCCGACCGGTTTACAGCAATTGGCTGAGTTTGCCGATGTGATCAGTTTTGAATTTGAAAACGTGCCACCCGCCATTGTCGCAGAGCTCGCTCGCAGCCGACCGGTCTATCCACCGGCTGAGGCATTGGCCACGGCACGCGATAGATGGGCTGAAAAAACCCTGTTCCTGTCCCTAGGCATTGAGACGGCGCCCGTCGCCGAAGTCAATGATCAGGCCTCGCTGGTCGAGGCTGTGCGTCAGATCGGTCTGCCGGCGGTTCTGAAAACCCGCACCCTGGGCTACGACGGTAAAGGCCAAAAGGTGCTGCGCGACGCCCAAGATGCAGCCGATACCTTTGCCGAACTCGGTGGTGTGCCTCTTATTCTGGAAGGTTTTATTGATTTTGAATTCGAACTGTCCTGCATTGGTGTGCGCGATCAGAATGGCGCTTGCGTGTTTTATCCACTGATTCGCAATGAGCATCGCCAGGGTATCTTGCACCGAAGTCAGCCCATGCAGGACCCGCGCCTGCAGGCCTTGGCTGAACAGGCTGTCGAATCGGTGATGAGTGCACTAAACTATGTCGGTACCTTGGCGTTTGAGTTTTTTGTCCACAAGGGTCAGTTGATGGCCAACGAGATAGCGCCCCGAGTGCACAATTCCGGCCATTGGACTATCGAAGGCAGTCGTTGCAGTCAATTCGAAAACCACGTTCGAGCGGTCATGAATCTTCCCTTAGGCAGTACCGAAAGCGTTGGGCCTGTTGCGATGTATAATGTCATTGGCAAGCGCCCCGAGACGCAGGCGCTACTCGCGGTACCTGGATTGCATTGGCATGACTACGGCAAGTCCGAACGGCCCGGTCGGAAGATCGCCCATATCACAGTGACCGCTGCCAATGATGCACAACTGGCCGAGCGCTGTGCATCGGTGGAAGCGCTGCTTATTAACGATCTCTAA
- a CDS encoding YheV family putative zinc ribbon protein: MKKRFIAGVVCPKCGALDTIMAVNDTEQQVLIRDCIDCGFTDRLSTGVNEPKEMSTRVTADEQYVDAAVQVIKIIQ; this comes from the coding sequence ATGAAGAAACGATTTATTGCCGGAGTGGTTTGCCCAAAATGTGGTGCCCTAGATACCATTATGGCGGTGAATGACACAGAGCAACAGGTGTTGATTCGCGACTGTATTGACTGCGGTTTTACCGATCGGTTGAGCACCGGGGTCAACGAACCCAAAGAAATGTCCACTCGGGTCACCGCCGACGAGCAATATGTTGACGCTGCGGTGCAAGTTATCAAAATCATTCAGTAA
- the purE gene encoding 5-(carboxyamino)imidazole ribonucleotide mutase, which produces MSATPTATSDPVRVGVIMGSQSDWATMIHTSETLTELGIGHECRVVSAHRTPDLLFDYADSAEQRGLAVIIAGAGGAAHLPGMCAAKTHLPVLGVPVQSSMLSGVDSLLSIVQMPAGIPTGTLAIGKAGAINAALLAASILSLADAGLRQRLKTFRSEQTERVLAQPIPGVLL; this is translated from the coding sequence TTGAGTGCAACTCCCACCGCTACATCAGATCCGGTTCGAGTCGGGGTAATTATGGGCTCCCAGTCTGACTGGGCGACCATGATCCATACGTCAGAAACCCTAACCGAATTAGGCATTGGTCACGAATGCCGAGTGGTCTCGGCTCATCGTACGCCGGACCTGTTATTTGATTACGCCGACAGTGCTGAGCAGCGCGGCTTGGCCGTGATTATTGCCGGTGCCGGCGGCGCAGCCCACCTGCCGGGCATGTGTGCCGCCAAAACCCATCTTCCCGTACTCGGAGTGCCAGTGCAAAGCAGTATGCTGAGCGGTGTCGATTCCTTGCTCAGTATTGTCCAAATGCCCGCCGGAATACCGACTGGTACCTTGGCTATTGGCAAGGCTGGCGCGATCAATGCGGCGTTGTTAGCGGCCAGTATCCTGTCGTTAGCAGATGCCGGGCTGCGGCAACGGCTGAAAACCTTTCGCAGTGAGCAAACTGAGCGCGTCTTGGCGCAACCGATTCCGGGGGTTTTACTGTGA
- a CDS encoding MGMT family protein has protein sequence MSVEIFNQTLASVPPGHFTSYGRLADLCGVHVRQVLAWLRAVPEGSTLPWFRILNSQCRISDHAGAARQYRLLAAEGLLPDRLGRFPKELYWPPLLS, from the coding sequence ATGTCGGTGGAAATATTTAACCAAACTCTGGCCAGTGTACCCCCCGGTCATTTTACCAGCTATGGCCGATTGGCTGATCTATGTGGTGTCCATGTCCGGCAAGTGCTGGCTTGGTTACGCGCAGTGCCTGAGGGTTCCACCTTACCCTGGTTTCGCATCCTAAACAGTCAATGTCGTATCAGTGATCATGCTGGGGCAGCTCGACAATATCGTTTGCTGGCGGCGGAGGGTCTGTTGCCCGATCGACTCGGCCGATTTCCAAAAGAGTTATATTGGCCTCCGCTGCTATCGTAG
- a CDS encoding thiol:disulfide interchange protein DsbA/DsbL, whose amino-acid sequence MLKRSVSILLLMLTAVFVQAAEPRFVDGTHYQTLATPLKTSYRGAEIGEIMEFFSYGCIHCYNFEPAVARFLAEKPESIRFTRVPVMFNERQAPEVRAYYVVELLKLGTEAHKAIFNEIHEERRPLRTDAQFATFFGRFNVSEEAYLANAYSFGVTAKVNTSIYLTGNSNISGTPAIMANGKYLIDSAAVGGNEQSIYAAKWLVEQDALVQ is encoded by the coding sequence ATGTTGAAGCGTTCAGTATCCATCCTGTTGTTGATGCTAACTGCTGTTTTCGTGCAAGCAGCGGAACCCCGTTTTGTCGACGGCACCCACTACCAGACCTTGGCAACGCCACTTAAGACCTCCTATCGCGGTGCAGAAATCGGTGAAATCATGGAGTTTTTCAGCTATGGCTGTATTCATTGCTACAATTTTGAACCGGCAGTAGCGCGCTTTTTAGCGGAAAAACCCGAGTCGATCCGGTTTACCCGCGTTCCAGTCATGTTTAATGAGCGACAGGCCCCCGAAGTAAGGGCTTACTACGTCGTAGAACTCCTAAAGCTAGGCACCGAGGCCCACAAAGCAATCTTTAATGAAATCCATGAAGAGCGTCGTCCACTGCGTACAGATGCCCAGTTTGCGACGTTTTTTGGGCGTTTTAATGTGAGCGAAGAAGCCTATCTGGCCAATGCCTATTCCTTTGGTGTGACCGCCAAGGTCAATACCTCGATCTATCTGACCGGCAACAGCAATATCTCTGGCACGCCGGCCATTATGGCCAATGGCAAGTACCTAATCGATTCGGCCGCCGTTGGTGGCAATGAACAGTCTATCTACGCGGCCAAATGGTTGGTTGAGCAGGACGCTCTGGTTCAATAG
- a CDS encoding endonuclease/exonuclease/phosphatase family protein, with the protein MAVTPVLLESWHRFMHPDPSQPCATLKLLSYNIQVGIQTRRYPDYVVKAWQHLLPSARREHNLQQIAELIRHYDIIALQEIDGGSFRTRYVNQIHYLAKAAHKDYWHQQLNRNLGRFGQHSNAVIGNIKLININDHALPGRQGRGAIAFEVGTRNPLLIVVAHLALGRRHQDEQLKYIGGLISRYRSAVVMGDMNTDSLRILNDSPLKSAGLKAAHARATYPSWRPTKCYDQILVSAHIKIIKMGVLDFALSDHLPVAIEIELPQ; encoded by the coding sequence ATGGCCGTTACCCCCGTACTACTCGAATCCTGGCATCGGTTTATGCACCCGGATCCGTCCCAGCCTTGCGCCACTCTAAAGCTACTGTCCTACAATATTCAGGTCGGCATCCAGACTCGGCGTTATCCTGATTACGTGGTCAAGGCGTGGCAACACCTCTTGCCATCCGCTCGACGTGAGCACAATCTTCAACAAATTGCCGAATTAATTCGACACTATGACATCATCGCGCTGCAAGAAATCGACGGCGGCAGCTTCCGCACCCGTTACGTCAATCAAATTCACTACTTGGCCAAGGCCGCTCACAAAGACTATTGGCACCAACAACTCAATCGTAATCTCGGACGATTTGGCCAACATAGCAACGCCGTGATCGGCAATATTAAGCTCATCAATATCAACGACCATGCCTTGCCCGGTCGACAAGGACGGGGTGCTATCGCATTCGAGGTCGGAACCCGCAACCCGCTGCTGATCGTTGTGGCGCATCTAGCGCTTGGTCGGCGTCATCAGGATGAGCAGCTCAAGTATATAGGTGGACTGATTAGCCGCTACCGAAGTGCCGTGGTGATGGGGGATATGAACACCGACAGTTTGCGCATCTTGAACGACTCTCCGTTGAAAAGTGCCGGCCTAAAGGCGGCTCATGCCCGGGCGACCTATCCGAGTTGGCGGCCGACCAAGTGTTACGATCAGATACTGGTCAGTGCGCACATTAAGATCATCAAAATGGGGGTCCTGGATTTTGCCCTATCCGATCACCTTCCCGTAGCCATTGAGATTGAACTGCCGCAATAG
- a CDS encoding peroxiredoxin, with the protein MAIQIGDTLPNVNLYELSDQGPVALSTESLFSDKKVVIFALPGAFTPTCSAAHVPGFVVNADKIKALGVDEIICVSVNDAWVMGAWGHQQNATALRMLGDGSADFTEAVDLVKDLTGAGMGVRSQRYALIAVDGVVTWIGIDPTGLDQSSAESVMAQL; encoded by the coding sequence ATGGCGATACAGATTGGCGATACCCTACCCAATGTTAACCTCTACGAACTGTCCGATCAGGGCCCGGTGGCCTTGAGTACCGAGTCGCTCTTCAGTGACAAGAAAGTTGTGATCTTCGCCCTGCCTGGCGCATTCACGCCAACCTGCAGCGCCGCGCATGTGCCCGGTTTTGTCGTCAATGCCGATAAGATAAAAGCCCTCGGTGTCGATGAGATTATCTGTGTCAGTGTTAACGATGCATGGGTAATGGGTGCATGGGGACACCAGCAGAATGCTACGGCACTGCGTATGTTAGGCGATGGTAGCGCGGATTTTACCGAAGCCGTCGATCTCGTTAAGGATTTAACCGGCGCCGGAATGGGCGTTCGATCTCAACGTTATGCTTTGATCGCGGTTGATGGTGTCGTCACCTGGATCGGTATTGATCCGACGGGGTTGGATCAGAGTTCTGCCGAATCGGTTATGGCGCAACTTTAA
- a CDS encoding GGDEF domain-containing protein → MSDTHLLLARAATSLTLMLKGLDSRLDLRLHTLRGLLRQKDFQLEQFQAEMAEVESVYDLLEQSTEQNIQLYLRSFKSLLADSSPAILAPLQRLQPVLSDLLSFAEPLAHFVTAQLALPAPSIGPDGQSRTANELSGAQLDVLRHRLAGRFKALLQSLVAIGPDPVAPAALMSEVDRVVDWQALDRLAHKTLDLLQVQLREEKLAFVDYLTELDTRLARINQIVTADSRILGELRAINGLFNRRMNQQVTEVRAQIDNSPRVEVLKNELLGSLDQITHRLVEYQDGYTSRLDQLQTNTAQMAGAIRALEQDNQELHSKLKRERDLSILDTLTQLPNRLGFNNQLEAELSRATRYHHPLSIAIIDIDFFKRINDEFGHLVGDKVLRVIALEMKRICREHDYIARYGGEEFILLLPQTLLPDAHSAVEKIRYRVAHCRFHFHNKPVPLTISAGVAQWRPGEATDAWIERADRALYAGKQNGRNRVIAEAD, encoded by the coding sequence ATGTCTGACACGCATCTCCTGCTAGCCCGCGCTGCCACCAGTTTAACGCTGATGCTAAAGGGTTTGGATAGCCGGCTGGATCTGCGCCTGCACACGTTACGTGGACTTTTACGGCAAAAGGATTTTCAACTCGAGCAATTTCAAGCAGAAATGGCCGAGGTCGAGTCGGTCTATGACCTGCTCGAACAGAGTACCGAGCAAAATATACAACTCTATCTTAGATCCTTTAAAAGTCTTTTAGCCGACAGTTCGCCTGCAATTTTGGCACCCTTGCAGCGTTTACAACCAGTGCTCAGTGACCTGTTAAGCTTCGCCGAACCACTGGCGCACTTTGTCACCGCACAGCTGGCACTGCCGGCTCCCAGTATCGGCCCAGACGGTCAATCACGAACGGCTAATGAGCTCTCGGGTGCGCAGCTCGACGTCTTGCGGCACCGTCTAGCGGGTCGCTTTAAGGCCTTGTTGCAATCTCTAGTGGCTATAGGCCCTGATCCTGTTGCTCCGGCCGCACTAATGAGCGAAGTCGATAGGGTAGTTGATTGGCAGGCTTTAGACCGGCTTGCACATAAGACCCTTGACCTATTACAGGTCCAACTCAGGGAGGAGAAACTCGCCTTTGTCGATTATCTGACTGAACTCGATACGCGCTTAGCCCGCATCAATCAAATAGTCACCGCCGACTCACGAATACTCGGTGAGTTAAGGGCCATAAATGGATTGTTTAACCGCCGTATGAACCAACAGGTAACAGAGGTGAGGGCGCAGATTGATAATTCGCCGAGGGTCGAGGTGCTAAAGAATGAGCTGCTCGGATCACTCGACCAAATTACCCATCGCTTGGTTGAATACCAGGATGGCTATACGTCGAGATTGGATCAGCTGCAGACCAACACAGCTCAGATGGCTGGCGCAATCCGGGCGCTGGAACAAGACAACCAAGAACTGCACAGCAAGTTAAAACGCGAGCGCGATTTATCGATCCTTGATACGCTCACTCAGTTGCCCAACCGATTAGGCTTCAATAATCAACTCGAGGCGGAGCTGTCGCGCGCAACCCGTTATCACCATCCGCTCAGTATCGCGATCATTGATATCGATTTTTTCAAACGTATTAACGATGAGTTCGGTCATTTGGTCGGTGATAAGGTATTGCGCGTAATCGCCCTCGAGATGAAACGTATCTGCCGTGAGCACGACTATATTGCCCGCTATGGCGGGGAAGAGTTTATTTTGCTATTACCCCAAACGTTGCTGCCCGATGCCCATAGTGCCGTGGAAAAGATTCGTTATCGGGTCGCCCACTGTCGTTTTCACTTTCACAACAAGCCGGTACCGCTAACCATCTCCGCCGGCGTGGCGCAATGGCGTCCGGGCGAGGCTACCGATGCCTGGATCGAACGAGCGGATAGGGCGCTCTATGCAGGTAAACAGAATGGCCGTAACAGAGTGATCGCAGAAGCCGACTGA
- a CDS encoding c-type cytochrome, with protein sequence MKKLIVGLFVLGGLVGFTHAAGNAENGKGLTAMCAGCHGADGNSAVASFPKLAGQGERYLYKQLQDVKADRRIIVAMTGMLAALNDQQLADIAAYYASQAIQVGQAKPELVELGEALYKAGNAATGVPACAGCHSPNGQGNSVGGIPALGGQHADYTATQLKKFQAGYSAEAPSNDARMNGGDARMMRSIAFNMKDFEMAAVASYIQGLH encoded by the coding sequence ATGAAGAAATTGATCGTTGGCCTTTTCGTTTTAGGCGGTTTGGTTGGATTTACGCACGCTGCTGGTAATGCTGAAAACGGCAAGGGACTCACTGCAATGTGCGCCGGCTGCCATGGCGCGGATGGCAATAGTGCGGTGGCAAGCTTTCCAAAATTAGCTGGCCAAGGTGAACGTTATCTTTACAAGCAGTTGCAGGATGTAAAAGCCGATCGACGCATTATTGTCGCAATGACTGGCATGTTGGCAGCGCTGAATGATCAACAACTCGCCGACATAGCGGCCTATTACGCCAGTCAGGCCATTCAAGTTGGTCAGGCAAAGCCTGAGCTCGTTGAACTCGGTGAAGCACTCTACAAGGCCGGTAATGCGGCCACGGGTGTGCCTGCCTGCGCCGGTTGCCATTCTCCAAACGGCCAAGGTAATTCAGTCGGTGGCATTCCCGCATTGGGTGGTCAACACGCGGACTACACAGCAACGCAGCTGAAGAAATTCCAAGCCGGTTATAGTGCCGAGGCGCCTTCGAATGACGCCCGTATGAACGGTGGCGACGCGCGCATGATGCGCTCTATAGCTTTCAATATGAAAGACTTCGAGATGGCCGCCGTGGCCAGCTATATCCAGGGTCTTCACTAG
- the yihA gene encoding ribosome biogenesis GTP-binding protein YihA/YsxC has translation MQPIKYDSADFFISAQKYSQCPADTGSEVAFAGRSNAGKSSAMNALTRNSKLARTSKTPGRTQLLNFFTLNGGDYRLVDLPGYGFAKVNRTMKADWEENIGEYLAERCSLKGVVLVMDIRHPMTEFDNRMVQWAIEAEMPMRILLTKSDKLKKGPAKNTFLKIRSELQSRAPWLSVQTYSSLKKEGIVELNEWLTGQLVEPTEGETDSAALVAPLG, from the coding sequence ATGCAACCTATTAAATACGACTCCGCCGATTTTTTTATCAGCGCCCAAAAATATTCCCAATGCCCGGCCGATACCGGCTCCGAAGTCGCGTTTGCGGGTCGTTCGAATGCCGGAAAAAGCTCCGCGATGAATGCCCTCACGCGTAACTCCAAATTGGCGCGGACCTCGAAGACGCCAGGGCGTACGCAGCTATTGAACTTTTTTACCCTAAACGGCGGGGACTATCGACTGGTCGATCTACCCGGTTACGGTTTTGCCAAGGTCAATCGGACCATGAAGGCCGATTGGGAAGAAAATATTGGTGAATACCTCGCGGAACGCTGCAGCTTAAAGGGCGTGGTGCTGGTTATGGATATTCGCCATCCGATGACCGAATTCGACAATCGTATGGTGCAATGGGCGATCGAAGCGGAAATGCCGATGCGAATTTTGCTCACCAAGTCCGACAAACTCAAGAAAGGCCCGGCTAAAAATACTTTTTTAAAAATTCGTAGCGAATTGCAATCTCGTGCACCCTGGTTGAGCGTACAAACCTACAGCTCATTGAAAAAAGAAGGCATCGTTGAGCTAAACGAATGGCTTACCGGACAATTGGTCGAGCCTACCGAAGGGGAGACCGATAGCGCGGCGCTGGTAGCCCCGCTGGGCTAG